Within Mycobacterium heckeshornense, the genomic segment GGTGTATTTCGACCGCGACAACTTGCCACAGCTGGCGAGACACTTTTACAGCCAAGCCGTCGAGAAGCGAAATCACGCGATGATGTTGGTCCAGTACCTCCTCGACCGGGACGCGCCCGTGGAAATCCCGGGAGTAGACGAGGTGCGAAACCAATTCGACTCGGCCCGAGACGCGTTGGAGTTAGCGGTGCAGCACGAACGTGCGGTGACCGAACAGGTCGGCAGGCTTGCCGGTGTGGCACGCGAGGAAAGTGATTACCTCGGCGAACAGTTCATCCAGTGGTTCTGCAAGGAGCAGATCCGACAGGTGGCGCTGATGACAACCTTGGTGCGAGTCGCCGACCGTGCCAAAGCCAACCTGTTCGATCTGGAGAACTTCGTCGCCCGCGAGGTGGGCTCGGCGCCGAGTCCCTCCGGTGCTCCGCATGCCGCCGGAGGCAGCCTCTGAACCGATCCGCCCGGGTCGGCAACTCGGTTCAACCGGTGCCATGTCCCGCGCTGCTGTGGTAGCGATGACCGCGAACGAACCGACTGAAAGGCGACTTTATGGATCCACAGGTGGCTCATCAGCGTGCTCAGGACATATTCGCCGCCGTGCTCGCCCGAGTCAGACCCGACCAGTTGGGAGCCGCAACACCGTGCTCGGAGTGGACGGTTCGCGACCTGATCGACCATGTGGTGAGCGGTAACGAGCGGGTCGGCCAATGGGCGGGCAGTTACGAGCAGCCGCCGGCCCGACCCGTCGATGTGACCGAGGCGCACCGCGCGTCCGCCGCCGCCGCACAGGAGGCGTTCGCAAAACCCGGTGCGTTAGACGCGACCTATCGGCTGCCGTTTGGCGAAGTCGCCGGCCGGGTCCTGATCGGGATGCGCACGACGGACGTGCTGGTCCACGCATGGGATCTGGCCGCTGCCACCGACCAGTCCACCGACCTGGATCCCGAGTTGGCACTCGAGCAGCTGGCTGTCGCGCGCGCCAGTGTGCGGCCCGAATTTCGCGGCCCGGGCAGACCGTTCGGTGCCGAGCGGCCATGTTCGGCCGACCGTCCGCCCGCCGATCAGCTGGCCGCCTTCCTCGGCCGCGCAGTGGGTTAAATCAGCGCGCGGTCACCCGATGTGCAGGGGGTCGATCGCGACGCGGACGGGCTCGTGCGTTTGCCGCGCACTGAGCACGGCAACGGCGCGGCGCAGGGCGGCCGCCAGCGCCAGGCCCCGGTCGCGGTGCACCCGCAGCAGCATCCGGGTCACCGCCGCGCCGGCGGAAACGCCCGCCGGGCGGCGTGCGCCCGGCGGCAGCTGCACCGGGCCGAGGACATCGGTGCCGTCGGGCAGCCGAACTTCGTCGAGCAGCGCCGCCACCGCGTCCGCGGTGCCGTCGACCGCGGCGATGTGCACGCTCGGTGGCAGGCCAACGTCGGTACGCCCGGCGAGCTCGGCGTCCGCGTGGCCCACCGGGTCCCAGCGGATCAGCGCTTGGACGGTCGGGATCGATGATTCCGCGACGACGGTGACCACCCCGCCGTCCCGGCGGCTGCGAACCAGTGCCGCGGCGGTCATCCAGCGCCGCAGGGTGTCTTCGGCGGCACGCAGGTCCTGCCGGCCCAGCAGCGCCCAGCCGTCCAACAGCAACGCCGCCCCGTACCCACCCGGAACGCGGGGCTCGGCCCCGGGGGTGGCGACGACCAGGGCCGGACGGGCTGCGACCTCGGAAACGACGGCGTCGCCCGCGGAGGTGATCACATTGATCCCGGGAAATGCCCTGCCCAGCTCCTCGGCCGTGCGCCCGGCGCCGACCACGACCGCGCGCACCGTGTCGGATCCACAGCGTGCGCATCGCAGCGCAGGCTCCACCCGGCCACACCAGCGGCACACCGGGCCGGCCGCCGCGCGATCGGGTAGCGACAGCGGCCCCCTGCAGTGCCGGCAGCGGGTGATGGCGCGGCAGCGTCCACACGCCAGTGCCGGGATGTATCCCCGCCGCGGCACCTGCACGAGCACCGGGGCGCCCGACCCCAGGGCCGAGCGGGCCGCGCGCAGGGCCACCGACGGTAGCCGCGCGGTGCGT encodes:
- a CDS encoding ferritin — protein: MSNRNVPTTKFNALVQDQIRNEFTVAQQYIAMAVYFDRDNLPQLARHFYSQAVEKRNHAMMLVQYLLDRDAPVEIPGVDEVRNQFDSARDALELAVQHERAVTEQVGRLAGVAREESDYLGEQFIQWFCKEQIRQVALMTTLVRVADRAKANLFDLENFVAREVGSAPSPSGAPHAAGGSL
- a CDS encoding TIGR03086 family metal-binding protein; this translates as MDPQVAHQRAQDIFAAVLARVRPDQLGAATPCSEWTVRDLIDHVVSGNERVGQWAGSYEQPPARPVDVTEAHRASAAAAQEAFAKPGALDATYRLPFGEVAGRVLIGMRTTDVLVHAWDLAAATDQSTDLDPELALEQLAVARASVRPEFRGPGRPFGAERPCSADRPPADQLAAFLGRAVG